In the Desulfobacterales bacterium genome, one interval contains:
- a CDS encoding fibronectin type III domain-containing protein has protein sequence MNRKISYPHRVRMAALILAIMAAATPLLAQPVIENAIYYTDFWYDNPLGWPTGHHFVACAKVKGANPITVEAEDQRGGIVSLPHDHGNWYCRFVEGELIGGVLRITATDVNGASAKKQSTHLDQPRIIRATRNIDFSNETVSPAIFWDPNMDAEGYYVRIYQTSTQKEIFRSPPLSSTTYQLPGPILNAGTSYVFRILAHDYDACDQHVSGLCVENRSSTFSRVFVPRTD, from the coding sequence ATGAACAGAAAAATTTCATATCCACACCGTGTTCGGATGGCGGCTCTGATTCTGGCGATAATGGCTGCAGCGACCCCTCTATTGGCTCAGCCGGTGATCGAAAACGCCATTTATTATACGGATTTCTGGTATGATAACCCTCTGGGCTGGCCGACTGGGCACCACTTCGTGGCCTGTGCAAAGGTGAAAGGCGCCAATCCCATCACAGTGGAAGCTGAAGATCAAAGAGGTGGAATCGTATCTTTGCCTCACGACCACGGAAATTGGTACTGTCGGTTTGTTGAAGGTGAGTTGATTGGGGGTGTTCTGAGGATAACGGCTACAGACGTTAATGGCGCCAGCGCAAAGAAGCAGTCAACCCATTTGGATCAACCCAGAATAATCCGGGCCACGCGCAATATAGACTTCAGTAACGAAACCGTTTCGCCGGCAATATTCTGGGATCCGAATATGGACGCCGAAGGATACTATGTCAGAATCTACCAAACGTCGACACAGAAAGAGATTTTTCGCAGCCCGCCTCTGAGCAGCACGACTTACCAGCTTCCCGGACCCATTTTAAATGCCGGAACAAGCTACGTGTTTCGCATTCTGGCTCATGATTACGACGCCTGCGACCAGCATGTTTCCGGTTTATGTGTTGAAAACCGGTCGAGCACCTTTAGCCGTGTATTCGTTCCCCGGACCGATTGA
- a CDS encoding nuclear transport factor 2 family protein, producing the protein MDCQKLGQREAAAILAKAWNNLDASLLEPYIADDIIFWSQQALTDMTGKNAVMAHLNTEMESLRKSSHDRVFAELGETKPYPLSPGIPEPCVILAHGDRNNVRALALLRLECGKINSIGICSDAPHPSTARRTGEYPH; encoded by the coding sequence ATGGATTGTCAAAAATTGGGACAGCGGGAAGCCGCAGCCATTCTGGCAAAGGCCTGGAACAACCTGGATGCATCTTTACTTGAACCTTACATTGCGGATGACATTATTTTTTGGTCCCAACAGGCGCTCACCGACATGACCGGTAAAAATGCCGTCATGGCCCATTTGAACACCGAAATGGAGTCTCTCCGCAAGTCATCCCACGATCGGGTATTTGCCGAATTGGGAGAAACCAAACCCTATCCACTGTCACCCGGTATCCCCGAGCCCTGCGTCATCCTAGCCCATGGCGATCGCAACAATGTCAGGGCCCTGGCCTTGCTCAGACTGGAATGTGGCAAAATTAACAGCATCGGCATCTGTTCTGATGCGCCACATCCGTCAACAGCCAGACGCACGGGAGAATATCCGCATTAG
- a CDS encoding DUF3524 domain-containing protein, with protein MVAPIDGRLMVKSRLKFLFLEPFFGGSHREFAKGLISHSQHQIDLVTLPARFWKWRMRGAALYFIKKVPSLESYDGLLTTGLMSLSDFKALSKDACPPTLTYFHETQLTYPLAPGEHMDYQFGFTDITTALAADRILFNSQTHRDAFFARLPGFLKMMPEYRPLWLVDRLRAKAAILHPGCRIPAEEIRNVDAPWEFPPLIIWNHRWEFDKSPEQFFHVLDAVLSNGVEFQLALLGENFQAVPKAFERARERYGQRIVQYGYVQSREEYIQWLQRGAIVISTARQENFGIAVVEAVRFGCVPLLPARLAYPEIIPTQYHSAVLYENMQDMVQKLTHLITHHSEFQELRRQLSNHMSKFAWQNMSARYDEELERLAHLPGQNHSKKQP; from the coding sequence ATGGTAGCCCCAATAGATGGGCGTTTGATGGTAAAGTCCCGATTAAAATTTTTATTCCTGGAACCTTTTTTTGGCGGATCCCATCGCGAGTTTGCCAAGGGTCTGATTTCCCATTCGCAGCATCAAATTGACCTGGTAACCCTGCCGGCCCGCTTCTGGAAATGGCGTATGCGGGGCGCGGCTTTATATTTCATCAAAAAAGTTCCGTCTCTAGAAAGCTATGATGGCTTGTTGACGACAGGTCTGATGAGCCTATCTGATTTCAAGGCGCTGTCCAAAGATGCCTGCCCACCGACGCTGACCTATTTTCACGAAACCCAACTCACTTATCCGCTGGCCCCGGGTGAGCACATGGATTATCAATTCGGCTTCACCGATATCACCACAGCCTTGGCAGCTGACAGGATATTGTTTAATTCCCAAACCCACCGCGATGCTTTTTTTGCCCGTCTTCCAGGTTTTTTAAAAATGATGCCCGAGTATCGGCCCCTGTGGCTGGTGGACAGGTTACGTGCAAAGGCAGCTATTTTACATCCTGGATGTCGGATTCCAGCAGAAGAGATACGCAATGTTGATGCACCCTGGGAGTTTCCCCCCTTGATTATTTGGAATCATCGCTGGGAATTTGACAAAAGCCCTGAACAATTTTTTCATGTCCTGGATGCGGTACTGTCAAACGGGGTGGAATTTCAGCTCGCGCTTCTGGGTGAAAACTTTCAGGCGGTTCCCAAAGCTTTCGAGCGTGCCCGTGAACGATACGGGCAGCGAATTGTGCAATATGGGTATGTCCAATCGCGGGAAGAATACATTCAATGGCTTCAGCGGGGGGCGATTGTCATTAGCACTGCCCGGCAGGAGAATTTTGGCATAGCGGTGGTTGAAGCCGTGCGCTTTGGTTGTGTTCCGCTTTTGCCGGCCAGACTGGCTTATCCGGAAATTATCCCAACACAATATCATTCTGCGGTTCTATACGAGAACATGCAAGATATGGTACAAAAGTTAACCCACCTGATCACTCATCACAGCGAGTTTCAAGAGCTTCGCCGACAGCTTTCAAATCACATGAGCAAATTTGCCTGGCAAAATATGAGCGCGCGCTATGATGAAGAACTGGAAAGACTTGCCCACTTACCTGGACAGAACCATTCAAAAAAACAACCCTGA
- a CDS encoding class I SAM-dependent methyltransferase — MKTEDLGNLRILNWLFKPAGWMMESRLRQWLMNPVKTLKGADIQPGQRVLEVGCGTGFFTIPAARLIGNQGHLVAMDALADYTKRVTEKVVAAGLQNVTVVKRDALETGLDTATIDKALLFGVLPWPALPLNRLLPEMHRVIKPEGSMAVWQFPISGWVPRLILQSGLFTYLNKQNGVYSYRRC, encoded by the coding sequence ATGAAGACAGAAGATTTGGGCAACTTAAGAATTTTGAACTGGCTTTTCAAACCAGCGGGGTGGATGATGGAAAGCCGGCTTCGGCAGTGGCTTATGAACCCAGTCAAAACACTCAAAGGTGCCGATATACAGCCGGGCCAGCGCGTTTTAGAGGTGGGGTGCGGTACGGGATTTTTCACCATCCCCGCAGCAAGGCTGATCGGCAATCAAGGCCACCTGGTGGCAATGGATGCGCTAGCGGATTATACCAAACGAGTAACAGAAAAAGTAGTGGCCGCCGGGTTACAAAACGTCACGGTGGTAAAACGGGATGCGCTTGAAACAGGATTGGATACGGCAACTATCGATAAAGCGCTGTTGTTTGGCGTACTTCCCTGGCCCGCCCTGCCCTTAAACCGGCTGTTGCCGGAAATGCATCGTGTCATAAAGCCAGAGGGGAGCATGGCGGTATGGCAATTTCCTATTAGCGGTTGGGTGCCCAGGTTGATCCTTCAATCAGGCTTATTCACATACCTTAACAAACAAAACGGTGTTTATAGCTACAGGCGATGTTGA
- a CDS encoding META domain-containing protein: MQPKCFVILSVLSLVIACSQTTNLQMSVDAFRSTDWVLEEIDGNAVIDSVQSTIRFQGNDRIAGWGGCNRYFANFRSGFRSFTVGPIGSTRRVCPQVVMEQEERFLNALQKARSIRMENDRLVIDSEVIDKPLKFGRLVKPSS; this comes from the coding sequence ATGCAGCCCAAATGTTTTGTCATTCTGTCGGTTTTGTCCTTGGTCATTGCTTGCAGTCAAACGACTAATTTGCAAATGAGTGTCGATGCGTTTAGGAGTACCGATTGGGTGCTGGAGGAAATCGATGGCAATGCGGTGATCGACAGCGTACAATCAACCATACGGTTTCAAGGAAATGATCGGATCGCAGGGTGGGGTGGATGTAATCGCTATTTTGCCAATTTTCGATCGGGTTTTAGATCTTTTACCGTGGGCCCCATCGGATCAACTCGGCGAGTATGCCCACAAGTGGTCATGGAACAGGAAGAACGTTTTTTAAATGCGCTCCAAAAAGCCCGCAGCATCCGTATGGAAAATGATCGTCTGGTGATTGACAGTGAGGTGATTGACAAGCCATTGAAATTCGGCAGACTTGTAAAGCCTAGCAGTTGA